In Deinococcus metalli, the DNA window CGCTGAAGGCCGCGCTGCTGAAGTTCAACGATGCCAAGGGCCTCGAGCAGCTCCAGCTCAAGGGCTACGCCGCCGCCGCGGATGGCGATTACGATCCCATCCGCGATCTGAACAAGGTCACCCAGGCTGCCAAGAAGTAAGGTCCAGATACAGGCCGGATGCGCTGGGGACACGTTCCCAGCCGCCGGCCTGCCCTCAATGCCCCCTGATGAGGACTTCTGAATGCTGCAACCCCGTGTCCTGACCCCCACCCCACCGCCCGAGGTGCGCCGCCGCAGCCTGGGCCAGTTCATAGCCTGGGCTGCCGTGCTGCTCGTCGTCGGGCTGTCCTTCCAGGGGAGCGAGGTGAACCTGGGTTCGCTGCAGGGCGGCCTGGGCAACTCCTGGCGCTACATCTTCGGGGATCCCGCCCGGCCGCAGAGCGGCTTTTTCCCGCCGGACTTCTCGCGCTTCGGGATCTACCTGACGCAGATGCTGCTGACCGTGAAGATGGCGGTGCTCGGCACGGTCGGAGCGGTCGTGCTGTCGCTGCCGCTGGGCTTTCTCGCGGCGCGCAACACGTCGCCCAGCCCGCTGGCCTACCAGCTCACGCGGCGACTGCTCGACCTGCTGCGCGGCCTGAACGAGTTCGTGCTGGCGCTGATCTTCGTCGCGGCCGTGGGTCTCGGGCCGTTTCCGGGCATCCTGGCGCTGGTCTTCCACACGACCGGCATCCTCGGCAAGCTGTTTGCCGAGGGCATCGAGGACATCGACGAGGGGCAGGTCGAGGCCGTGCGGGCGACCGGCGCGCATCCCCTGCAGGTGCTGGGGCGCGGCGTGTGGCCGCAGATCGTGCCGCACGTCCTGTCGATGACCATGTACCGCTTCGAATCGAACGTCCGGGCCGCGACTGTGCTCGGTCTGGTCGGCGCCGGCGGCATCGGTTTCTACATCACAGAGGCCATCCGGGGCTTTGACACCCGCGCGGCGAGCGCGATCCTGATCATCATCCTGGCGAGCGTGTTCCTGATCGACTTCCTCAGCGCCAAGCTGCGCGAGCGGCTGCAATGACCGCGCTGACCACCGGCTGGATCGAGAACGCCCGGCTGATCCTGCCGGATGCCGTGATCGACGGCGGCGCCGTGCTGCTCGAAGACGGGGTCATCGCCGACCTGCGCGAGGGCGGCGCGCCGGCCCCGGCCCTGGACGCCCGCAGCATGACGCTGCTGCCCGGCCTGGTCGACCTGCATGGCGACATGATCGAACGCGAGCTGGAGCCGCGACCTGGCACCCGCTTCGACCACGATCTCGCCCTGATCGAACTCGACAAACGCCTCGCGGCGAGCGGCGTGACCACCGCCTTCGCCTCGCTGAGTTTCGCCGACGGTCTGGGCCTGCGCAGCGATTCGCGGGCCGAGGGCATGATCCGTGACCTCGCCCGCTACCGTTCAGAGCTGCTTGTCGATCATCGGGTTCATGCCCGCTACGAGGTGTCGAATACCGACGCCATGTTGCCCCTGCTGGCGCTGCTGGACGAGGGCCACGTCGATCTGGTCTCGCTGATGGATCACACGCCCGGGCAGGGGCAGTATCGGGACATGGAGACCTACGTCGCCTACACGGCCCGCTGGCTCGGCCGCCCGGCCGAGGAGGTGCGCGCCCTGGCCCACGCCCGACTGGACGCTGGCCCGGGTGAGATGTGGCACCTCGCCCAGGCCCTGTCGATCGCCGCCCATGAGCGCGGCGTTGCGCTCGCCTCGCACGACGACGACACCGCTGAGAAGGTGGCGCTGCTCGTCGCCCTCGGCGTGACCATCAGCGAGTTCCCGGTCACGCTGGAGGCCGCGGTAGACGCGACGGCCCGCGGGCTGAGTGTGTTCATGGGCGCGCCGAACGCGCTGCGCGGCACGTCGCACAGCGGCAACCTCTCAGCGCTCGACGCCCTGGAGGCCGGCGCGCTGCACGGTCTGGCGAGCGACTACTCGCCCATGGCCATGCTGCACGCCGCGTGGCGGGTGGCGCGTGAGGGCCGGTGCCCGTGGCCGGCGGCCATCGCGCTGGTGACGGACACGCCGGCCGCCGCGACCGGCCTGGGTGACCGGGGCCGCCTTGAGGTCGGCTGCCGAGCGGATCTGGTGCTCGTCGAAGAGACGCCGCGCCCCCGCGTGCGCATGACGGT includes these proteins:
- a CDS encoding alpha-D-ribose 1-methylphosphonate 5-triphosphate diphosphatase; amino-acid sequence: MTALTTGWIENARLILPDAVIDGGAVLLEDGVIADLREGGAPAPALDARSMTLLPGLVDLHGDMIERELEPRPGTRFDHDLALIELDKRLAASGVTTAFASLSFADGLGLRSDSRAEGMIRDLARYRSELLVDHRVHARYEVSNTDAMLPLLALLDEGHVDLVSLMDHTPGQGQYRDMETYVAYTARWLGRPAEEVRALAHARLDAGPGEMWHLAQALSIAAHERGVALASHDDDTAEKVALLVALGVTISEFPVTLEAAVDATARGLSVFMGAPNALRGTSHSGNLSALDALEAGALHGLASDYSPMAMLHAAWRVAREGRCPWPAAIALVTDTPAAATGLGDRGRLEVGCRADLVLVEETPRPRVRMTVCAGRPVYHDGALAPQRVLAGG
- the phnE gene encoding phosphonate ABC transporter, permease protein PhnE, with translation MLQPRVLTPTPPPEVRRRSLGQFIAWAAVLLVVGLSFQGSEVNLGSLQGGLGNSWRYIFGDPARPQSGFFPPDFSRFGIYLTQMLLTVKMAVLGTVGAVVLSLPLGFLAARNTSPSPLAYQLTRRLLDLLRGLNEFVLALIFVAAVGLGPFPGILALVFHTTGILGKLFAEGIEDIDEGQVEAVRATGAHPLQVLGRGVWPQIVPHVLSMTMYRFESNVRAATVLGLVGAGGIGFYITEAIRGFDTRAASAILIIILASVFLIDFLSAKLRERLQ